A genomic segment from Aegilops tauschii subsp. strangulata cultivar AL8/78 chromosome 1, Aet v6.0, whole genome shotgun sequence encodes:
- the LOC109764128 gene encoding UDP-glycosyltransferase CGT-like — MMSFLAYFPTYVDGANTDHLTGDVDVPGIGRLPVDYPPQVLRDPDNLFTKQFIANGREIAEADGILLNTFDALEPEALAALRDGKVVPGFPPVFAVGPLKSTITEKEAVHGGASSPPIAWLDEQPARSVVYVAFGNRNAAALEQIREIGAGLEASGCRFLWVVKTTVVDRDDTAELNDVLDDGFLGRVHGRGLVIKEWVDQEAVLGHPAVGLYVSHCGWNSVTESAACGVPMLAWPMTLGDQRLVATVIRSAGFGLWLEHWSWDRESSLVRAAEIAEKVKAVMGDEAISARAKEVGREATKAVAPGGSSHRSMQEFLATLGSLHFYRGLLVNEPPVLSHFFFGILSRCTYFVSSSRLSRSGCMRYVA, encoded by the coding sequence ATGATGTCCTTCCTCGCCTACTTCCCCACCTACGTCGACGGCGCCAACACGGATCACCTCACCGGCGACGTCGACGTCCCCGGCATTGGACGCCTCCCGGTCGATTACCCCCCGCAGGTGCTGCGCGACCCGGACAACCTCTTCACCAAGCAGTTCATCGCCAACGGCCGCGAGATCGCCGAGGCAGACGGCATTCTCCTCAACACGTTCGACGCCTTGGAGCCGGAGGCACTCGCCGCCCTGCGCGACGGCAAGGTCGTTCCCGGGTTCCCTCCGGTGTTCGCAGTCGGCCCGCTTAAGTCGACGATCACAGAGAAGGAGGCGGTGCATGGCGGCGCCTCTTCACCACCTATCGCCTGGCTGGACGAGCAGCCGGCGCGCTCGGTTGTGTACGTGGCCTTCGGCAACCGCAACGCGGCCGCCCTGGAGCAGATCCGCGAGATCGGCGCCGGGCTGGAGGCGAGCGGCTGCCGGTTCCTGTGGGTGGTGAAGACGACGGTGGTGGACCGCGACGACACGGCGGAGCTGAACGACGTGCTGGACGACGGGTTCCTGGGGCGCGTGCATGGGCGCGGCCTGGTGATCAAGGAGTGGGTGGACCAGGAGGCGGTCCTGGGGCACCCGGCCGTGGGGTTGTACGTGAGCCACTGCGGGTGGAACTCGGTGACGGAGTCGGCCGCGTGCGGAGTGCCGATGCTGGCGTGGCCGATGACGCTGGGCGACCAACGCCTGGTGGCAACGGTGATCAGGAGCGCCGGCTTCGGGCTGTGGCTGGAGCACTGGAGCTGGGACAGGGAGAGCTCGCTGGTGCGCGCGGCGGAGATAGCGGAGAAGGTGAAGGCGGTAATGGGCGACGAGGCGATCTCGGCGAGGGCTAAGGAGGTCGGCCGGGAGGCGACCAAAGCCGTCGCCCCGGGCGGCTCCAGCCACCGGAGCATGCAGGAGTTCCTTGCCACACTCGGGTCACTGCACTTTTACCGGGGGCTGTTAGTCAATGAACCTCCTGTCCTGTCGCACTTTTTTTTTGGGATACTGTCCCGTTGCACTTATTTTGTATCATCGTCTCGACTGAGTCGCTCAGGATGCATGCGATATGTTGCCTGA